One Epidermidibacterium keratini DNA segment encodes these proteins:
- a CDS encoding polysaccharide deacetylase family protein, with protein sequence MAKDIKCSFGVDIDAVGGWLGSYGGEDSPSDIQRGMFAGDIGVPRILKMFQRRDMPASWFIPGHSLETFPDSVKMIADAGHEIGAHGYSHENPVAMSAQQEEDVLAYSVELIEKATGKPPRGYVAPWWELSEHTPSLLKKYGFTYDHSQQLGDFVPFYARVNDSWTKIDFSKQAKEWMKPLIRGEEIDLVEIAANWYVDDLPPMLFIKGSPNSHGFVNPRDIEEMWRDQFDWVYRELDYAVFAITIHPDVAGRPQVLLMLERLIDYINGHDGTSWVTMEDAADDFRARYPFDSADRPPAY encoded by the coding sequence ATGGCAAAAGACATCAAGTGTTCCTTCGGCGTCGACATCGATGCTGTCGGAGGCTGGCTCGGCTCCTACGGCGGTGAGGACTCGCCATCGGACATCCAGCGCGGCATGTTTGCCGGCGATATCGGCGTACCGCGCATCCTGAAGATGTTCCAGCGCCGCGACATGCCGGCCAGCTGGTTCATTCCGGGCCACTCGCTGGAGACGTTCCCGGACTCGGTGAAGATGATCGCCGATGCCGGACATGAGATCGGCGCGCACGGCTACTCTCACGAGAACCCGGTCGCGATGTCGGCCCAGCAGGAAGAGGATGTGCTGGCGTATTCGGTCGAGCTGATCGAGAAGGCGACCGGAAAACCGCCGCGCGGGTATGTCGCACCGTGGTGGGAGCTCAGTGAGCACACCCCGTCGCTGCTGAAGAAGTACGGCTTCACCTACGACCACAGCCAGCAGCTTGGCGACTTCGTGCCGTTCTATGCGCGCGTCAACGACAGCTGGACGAAGATCGACTTCTCCAAGCAGGCCAAGGAATGGATGAAGCCGCTGATCCGTGGCGAGGAGATCGACCTCGTCGAGATCGCCGCCAACTGGTACGTCGACGACTTGCCTCCGATGCTGTTTATCAAGGGCTCGCCCAACAGCCACGGCTTCGTCAACCCGCGAGACATCGAGGAGATGTGGCGCGACCAGTTCGACTGGGTCTACCGCGAGCTGGACTACGCCGTCTTCGCGATCACCATCCACCCGGACGTCGCCGGTCGGCCTCAGGTCTTGCTGATGCTCGAGCGGCTCATCGACTACATCAACGGCCACGACGGCACGAGCTGGGTGACGATGGAGGACGCGGCTGACGACTTCCGCGCTCGCTACCCGTTTGACTCGGCCGATCGTCCGCCGGCGTACTAA
- a CDS encoding MFS transporter, with amino-acid sequence MSMQAAIEPTEPITERDVRYATWICFFAWTFAVYDFVLFGNLLPVLAEDLGWSSSYSTGINTWVTAGTALVAFGVGPVVDRVGRRKGILIAVIGAALASGLTAVAGWVAGAVGGIGVVLLILVRSVAGLGYAEQAINATYLNEMFASVYADNPAKARRRGFIYSLVQSGWPVGSVLAAVSVYLLFPIGGWALCFVVAIFPAFFMVIAGRKLKESPQFQARQYAESLVAEGREAEAREYASRMGIDIDEQSNPLAAAFKGESLRSTVVIGAAFLLNWLGVLAFAILGTSVLTAESGKNIDFSSALGVLIVSNATAFGGYLFYGWLGDRIGRRNAIAIGWVLSGASFTGMLLAPDGNFGLIITLYSLGLFSLIGPYSALLFFNGESFPVHTRATGGAIINAAGQVGAIIGGILITAWLGAGNTWENSALIWGCLPIFASGLIILGARNVDPRVARTD; translated from the coding sequence ATGTCTATGCAAGCGGCTATCGAGCCTACGGAGCCGATCACTGAGCGCGACGTCAGGTATGCCACCTGGATCTGCTTTTTCGCGTGGACGTTCGCCGTCTACGACTTTGTCCTCTTCGGCAACCTGCTGCCGGTCCTGGCCGAGGACCTCGGCTGGAGCTCGAGCTACTCAACCGGGATCAACACCTGGGTGACTGCGGGTACGGCGCTCGTCGCTTTCGGCGTCGGTCCGGTGGTTGACCGGGTCGGGCGGCGCAAGGGCATCTTGATCGCCGTCATCGGCGCGGCCCTCGCGTCGGGTCTGACGGCGGTCGCCGGGTGGGTTGCCGGTGCCGTCGGCGGCATCGGCGTCGTACTGCTCATCCTGGTGCGCTCGGTCGCGGGCCTGGGCTATGCCGAGCAGGCGATCAACGCGACCTACCTCAACGAGATGTTCGCCAGCGTGTACGCCGACAACCCAGCCAAGGCCCGCCGCCGCGGGTTCATCTACTCGCTGGTGCAGTCCGGCTGGCCGGTCGGCTCGGTGCTCGCTGCGGTGTCGGTCTACCTGCTGTTTCCGATCGGCGGATGGGCGCTGTGCTTCGTGGTCGCGATCTTCCCGGCCTTCTTCATGGTGATTGCTGGCCGCAAGCTCAAGGAGAGCCCGCAGTTCCAAGCGCGGCAGTACGCCGAGTCGCTGGTCGCCGAGGGCCGTGAGGCAGAAGCCCGTGAGTACGCCAGTCGCATGGGCATCGACATCGACGAGCAGTCCAACCCGCTCGCCGCCGCGTTCAAGGGTGAGTCGCTGCGCTCGACCGTCGTGATCGGTGCGGCGTTCCTGCTGAACTGGCTCGGCGTACTCGCCTTCGCGATCCTGGGTACGTCGGTGCTGACCGCAGAGTCGGGCAAGAACATCGACTTCAGCAGCGCGCTCGGCGTACTCATCGTCTCTAACGCGACGGCCTTTGGCGGCTACCTATTCTATGGGTGGCTTGGCGACCGGATCGGGCGGCGTAATGCGATCGCGATCGGCTGGGTGCTCAGCGGCGCCAGCTTCACCGGCATGCTGCTCGCTCCCGATGGCAACTTCGGGCTGATCATCACCCTCTACAGCCTGGGCCTGTTTTCGCTGATCGGGCCTTACTCGGCGCTGCTGTTCTTCAACGGTGAGAGCTTCCCGGTGCACACCAGGGCGACCGGCGGCGCAATCATCAACGCGGCCGGCCAGGTCGGGGCGATCATCGGCGGCATCCTGATCACCGCGTGGCTGGGCGCTGGCAACACGTGGGAGAACTCTGCGCTGATCTGGGGCTGCCTGCCGATCTTCGCCTCCGGTCTGATCATCCTCGGCGCTCGCAATGTCGACCCGCGTGTCGCCCGGACGGACTGA